TGGGCATCCTTGCCGAACTGGAAGAACAGGCCGGCGTTCATCTGTTCGATGTGCACGCCGACAATCTCAAGTTTGATCCGAGCTAGCTTGCCGGGACCGCGAGCTCTTTCGGGCCAATCTGGACGACGGTGAAGCCGGTCGCGGGATTGGCGGCGAGCCAGGTGTTGAGACGGTCGAGGTCGATCGCATCGACGGCGGCGACGATCTCGTCGAGGGTGCGGCAGCGGCCTCGGCTGAGCCAGTCGCGGGCGAGGCCGCTGGCACGGGCGGAGGAGCTTTCGCCGCTCATAACGGTGCCGGCCTTCAGGCCGATCTTGGCACGGTGCAGTTCGTCCCGCGTGACGCCGCTGGCGATGTCGCGCAGCTCGTGGACGAGGGCGTCGAGCGTCTGCTGTGCCCGCTCGTTGCTCGTGCCGGCGTAGGCGAAGACGCTGGCGAAGTCGTTGCCGCCGGGAACGGGCATGGAGGTGTAGCCGGCATAGACGCTGTAGCACAGACCCTGCTTCTCGCGGATGCGGTCGAAGAGCCGGCCGCTCATGCCGCCGGACAGGCACTCGACCGCGAGGCGAGCGACGTAGTAGTCGTCGTGCGTCTCGGGGATCGTCGGGTAGGCGAGCGCGATGTGCGTTTGCTGCGAGTCCTGCTCGATGTAGTGCGTCGGCCCGGCCGGTGCGGTGAGTTCCATGCCGGGACGGTCGCTCGGTTGCCAGTCGCCAAAAAGCGTGGTCGCATTTTCGATGACGTCGTCGGAATCGACGTCGCCGGCGATGGACAACACCGCGCCGCCGGGCTGCCAGCGTTCGCCGAAGTCTTCGCGAAGACCGGCGGCCGAGAGCTTGTCGAGGTGAGCCAGCTCGCCCATCGGATTCCGGCTGAACGGCGATGGCCAGGCGAACTGGCGGAGCTTGGTCGTCGCCAGCTGCTGCGGGCTATCGACGAGGCCGACCAGTGCCTGACGTGCAAGGTCGACGCTCGGCTGGATGTCCTCGTCGCGAAGGCGCGGCCGACGCACGATGTCCGCGTGAGCGGCGAGGCCTTCCAGAACGTTTCCGGCCAAGCCGGCAGCGGTGAATCGCGTCGAGAGCGTCCCCGCCCCGCCGCCACGCCAGAGGCCGAGCGTGTCGAGGTGATCGGTCAGCTGCTTCGCATCACGATCGCCGGCACCACGCAGGACGAGTTCGGCGAGCACCGTCGTGATGCCGCATCGGTCGGCCGGGTCGGTCGCGGAGCCAGTCGGAACGTGCAGTTCCATCGCCGCGCTCGAAACACCCGGCATCGGCTCGATTAGCACGACCATGCCGTTGTCGAGGCGGTGGACGTGGAAAGGCTCGCTCGGATCCGTCTCTTTCGCCATCGAACGCAAAGGGTAGACGGCCGAAGACGACTTACAGCTTGAGGTCGTCAGGAAGCTCCGGCATCGCCCCACTTTGACTAACGACGAACGCCGCGAGTTTCGACGCGAAGGCATGCGTCTCCGCCAGAGGTCGGCCTTGCAGAAGCCCTGTCACGACGCCCGCCGTGAAGCTGTCGCCGGCACCGACGGTGCTTTTGACCTCCGACTTCAACGTCGGCTGATCGCTCTGCTCGCCATCGCGTCGCCGAAGCAGCGACCCGTCGCCGCCACGCGTCAGGACGAGGAGCGACAGGTTCGGATAACGCTCGAACAGCGCCTCGCCGAACGGCTCAGGGTCTAGCGGCATCTTCAACAGGCGGCCGACCTCATCGGTTTCGTCGTCGCTGAGCTTGAAGACCGTCGCCCGCCGGAGCCCGCCGTCGACGATGTCGGCGTCGTAGAAGCTCTGCCGCAGGTTGACGTCGAACACGCGGAGACAATCCGGCTTCGTGGCATCGAGCAACTGCAGAATCGTCTCGCGACTGACGGCGTCGCGTTGGGCAAGTGTGCCGTAGCAAACCGCCCGTGCCGATCTGGCTGCGGCAAGGGCATCGTCGGTCATCGGGATGCGGTCCCAGGCGACGCTCTCGTGGATCGTGTAGGTCGGCTTGCCGTTGTCGAGTTCGACGTCGACCGTGCCCGTGGGCACGTCCTTCAGCGCGCTGATGAGCGAGGTATCGACGCCGCGATCCTGCAGCGTCTGGAGCAGTTCGCTGCCTTCGTCGTCATCGCCGACCGCGCTGATCGGTGCCGCCCGCAGGCCCTGGGCGTGGCAGTGGTAGGCGAAGTTGCCCGGCGCTCCGCCGAGCTGTCGGCCGTCGGGTTGAAGGTCCCACAGGACCTCGCCGATGCCGAGAACGTCGTAGGTCTGGCTCATGCGGCATCGTACGGTGAGGCGTGAGCGACCACCGCCCATCGCCCGACGTCGAGCCGTTGCCGGACGCACGCGTCATCGTGCTGACCACGCTCTGGAACCGCAGGATCGTCGATCGCCTGCTCGACGGCGTCCGCGGGCGATTGGGCGAACTGCAGATTGACTTCGAAGTGCACGACGTGCCGGGGGCGTACGAGCTGCCGACTGCGGCAACGTGGGCGACGCAGAAGGCGGACGCGGTCATCGGCCTGGGCTGCGTCATCCGTGGGGCGACGCCGCACTTCGAGTACGTCGCGGGGAACTGCTCACGCGGGCTGATGGAGGTCTCGCTCGCGACGCAAGTTCCCGTCATCTTCGGCGTCCTCACCGTCGAGACCGAAGACCAGGCCCTTGACCGCTCCGGCGGCGAGCACGGCCACGTCGGCATCGAAGCCGCCGACGCCGCGGCCTCGATGATTCGACTGCGGCGCAAGCTGACGTCGTGAGTCGCTACTACGGTCCCCACGACGTGTCGGACGACCTCGACATCACGACCACCGGCCTGAAGTCGCGCCTGGCCCGCGAGATGGCGATGCAGATCGTCTTCGCCCTCGACGTCGAAGGTGTGTCTCGCGATGGGCTGGCGGAAGATGTCACCGCACACGCCACGGCAACCGCTCAGGCGGAGGGGAAGTCGCAGGCGGACGTGCACGGTGCCAGGAGGCTCGCTGCGCTCGCCGCGAAGCGTGTATGGGAAGATCGTGAGCAGACCGACGCGACGCTGGAACGTCTCGCCCCGCAGTGGCCGCCCAAGCGGATGCCCGCGGTCGATCGGGCGGTGCTTCGGCTGGCGTCGTGGGAGCTGCTCAACACGCCCACGCCGCCCAAGGTCGTCATCGACGAGGCCATCGAAATCGCCCGCGCTTTCAGCACGGCCGACAGTTCCCGCTTCGTCAACGGCGTTCTCGACGCGATCCTCAAGGAACGCGAAGCCATGATCGGGTCGCTCTGACGGTCATCCGACGCGGAACTCGATCGTCTTCTTGAAGACCGTCTCGAACCACTCGCTCTTTCGCGTCGCACCCCAGACTTCGAGCTCCGCCTCGCCGTTGACGTCGAGCTTGACGATCACTCGATCGCCCTTCGTCCGACAGTCGAGGTCGCGAACAACATTCGCATGGCTGCGGTCCAGTCCGTCGGCCACGCGCAGCAGCGCCGAGCAGACATCGACCGTCCGCCTCGCACGGCTGGGCAGTGCCTGATAGTCCTCGTGCTTCTTCGACGGCATCGCCTTGCGGTGGAACCGAGCGATGAGGGCCATCGTCTCGATCTCCTCGTCGCTGAAGCCCTTGAGCCGCCCGTGGCGGATGAGGTAGGCCGAGTGCTTGTGGTGCCCCTTGCCGCCGATGTGCCAGCCGATGTCGTGCATGAGGCTCGCGTACTCCAGCAACTCCCGATCCAGCGGCCCGAGCTGATGGACGCCCTGCAGCTCGTCGAACAGCCGTAGTGCCAGCCGCGTCACCTGCGTCGAGTGCTGCTTGTGCCACTCGCTACGACGACACAGGTCCAGCACGCTGCGACGACGCGGATCGGGCACGTCGCGGCGGATCTGCATCTTGGGCAGTTTCTTCTGAACGTAATCGACGAGGATGCCCTCGCGAAGGGCGCTGCCGCACAGGTCGATGCGATCCAGGCCGAGTGGCTCGACCATGGTCATCAGCTCCTGGACCAGCACGACGCCGGCGACGATCTGGTCCTTCCGCTGTGCGTCGAGTCCTGGAAGCTCCGCCCGCTCGTCGCTGGTGCTCTTGAGCAGCTTGCTGACGAGCTTGTCCAGCCGCTTTCGCTCGATGCCCGTCGGATCGGGCGACTTCGCCCCGGCCGCGCACATCGCGGCGATGTTCTCCAGCGTGCCACTGGTCGCGATGAACTTTGTCGGGCTCGTCGGCAGGACGGAGTTTTCGACGATCGGGCCCAGCTCTTTGCGGTAGAACTTGCGGAGCTTGTCGATCTCCTCCTCCTCGGGCGGATCGCTCTTGACGAACCGGGCCGTCATGCGGCTAGCGCCGAGCTTCTTGCTCTCGAGGACCATCGCCCGCTCGTTGGTGCCGACGATGACCTCCGTCGACCCGCCGCCGATGTCGAGAAGCAGGCCCGGCTCGTCGGGCGCGTCGCCGAAGCAGCCGCCGTGACGCGCACCGAGGTAGATCAGCCGAGCTTCCTCTCGGGCGTCGACGACCCGGATTCGGATGCGATGCTCACGCCACGCCCGCTGGATGAACTCGCCGCCGTTGGACGCCTCGCGGACGGCACTGGTGGCGACGGCGACAAATTTCTCCGCCTGCTTCGCCTGGGCCGCGTGCTTGAACCGCGCCAGCACCGCCAGCCCACGGTCGATGGCCTGCTTGTTGATGTGTCGCTTCGGAAACGTCAGCCGGCCAAGAGCCGTGTGCTCCTTCATGCGCCACAGCGTCGTCACGCCGCCGTCCGGGTCGATCTGGGCGACGACCATGTGGATCGAATTGCTGCCGACGTCGATGGCCGCGAGTCGGAGCGACTCACCCGTCAGGTGCGACGGATACACTGGCGGATCGGCGACGACCGTCACGGGGTCGGCAGGCGTGATGGCTTCGGCGTCGCGTCGGGTCATAGCTGCTCCTGCATTGTGCGCAGATGCACGAAGCGTCGTCCACCAAGGCACAACGGCTTAAGTCGCTCTGTCGGCGATTTGGGACAGCAAACGCAACGCCGACGCCGGACTCGGACGCAGATGCTCCCGCCAAATCTCCGCCAGCGCCCGCCGCTCTCCGGGCCAGACCACATCGCGCGAAAATCGACGCCGGCCGATCCATCGGAAGTCCGTGTGTTCCTCGTTGATCGTGACGTTCACATCCGCCGCCACGCGACAGCAGAACGACGCTCGATGCTTCAGCTCAGGCCAGTCTGGGTGGAAAATCGTCTCCACGTGCGACAGGTAGCTGAAAGCATCGATCTGCTGAGTTTCGATCGCCGTCTCTTCCCTCAGCTCCCGCAACGCAGCCGCTGCGGGGGCTTCGCCGGGCTCGACTTTTCCGCCCGGGAACGCCCAGACCCCGCCGAGGTAGAGGTCGGGCGCCCGCAGCATCTGGAGCACCTCGTGCCCGTTTTGGCCGTTGCGAACGACGTAGACGGCAACGAAATCAACGCCCGGCACTTTGAACGCTAGCCGACGAGCGGTCCGTAGTATCGGACGCGATGGGCTGGCAGGATCGGGACTACGCAAGCGACGGCCGGCCGAGCTTCGGTACAAATCCGTTGCTTTGGCTCGTCGCGGGCCGTGTCCGTTTGTTTCAGCTGTTTGGCGTTGAGGTCTACGCCCACGCGTCGCTGCTCGTCATTTCGCTGCTGGTGATTCTGTTCGGAACGCCGTTCGGCGTGACACCGCTGGACCGCGTGACCTTCGTTGTCGTGATGTTCGGCGTCATCTTGTTGCACGAATTCGGACACATCTGGGGGGCGCGCAAGACGGGGGGCGAGGGCAAATTGATCGAGATGACACCGCTAGGCGGGAGGGCATTCGCCGAAGCGCGCCGCGGCTGGTTCCCTCACACCTTCACAGTCGCGGCTGGGCCAGCGGTCAACGTGATCATCTGCGTCGTTTGCGCTTTGATCCTCTACCGGTTGGTCGGATTTGCCGAGTTCGGCCCGTTCTCACTTGTGGATGAGGAACGGCTGGCGCAAGAGGAGTGGCTGTCGCCGGGTGTGTTGAGCTTGAGCTTTTACCTCTTCTACATCTAC
The sequence above is drawn from the Planctomycetota bacterium genome and encodes:
- a CDS encoding NUDIX domain-containing protein, translating into MPGVDFVAVYVVRNGQNGHEVLQMLRAPDLYLGGVWAFPGGKVEPGEAPAAAALRELREETAIETQQIDAFSYLSHVETIFHPDWPELKHRASFCCRVAADVNVTINEEHTDFRWIGRRRFSRDVVWPGERRALAEIWREHLRPSPASALRLLSQIADRAT
- the nusB gene encoding transcription antitermination factor NusB, whose product is MSRYYGPHDVSDDLDITTTGLKSRLAREMAMQIVFALDVEGVSRDGLAEDVTAHATATAQAEGKSQADVHGARRLAALAAKRVWEDREQTDATLERLAPQWPPKRMPAVDRAVLRLASWELLNTPTPPKVVIDEAIEIARAFSTADSSRFVNGVLDAILKEREAMIGSL
- a CDS encoding Ppx/GppA phosphatase family protein → MTRRDAEAITPADPVTVVADPPVYPSHLTGESLRLAAIDVGSNSIHMVVAQIDPDGGVTTLWRMKEHTALGRLTFPKRHINKQAIDRGLAVLARFKHAAQAKQAEKFVAVATSAVREASNGGEFIQRAWREHRIRIRVVDAREEARLIYLGARHGGCFGDAPDEPGLLLDIGGGSTEVIVGTNERAMVLESKKLGASRMTARFVKSDPPEEEEIDKLRKFYRKELGPIVENSVLPTSPTKFIATSGTLENIAAMCAAGAKSPDPTGIERKRLDKLVSKLLKSTSDERAELPGLDAQRKDQIVAGVVLVQELMTMVEPLGLDRIDLCGSALREGILVDYVQKKLPKMQIRRDVPDPRRRSVLDLCRRSEWHKQHSTQVTRLALRLFDELQGVHQLGPLDRELLEYASLMHDIGWHIGGKGHHKHSAYLIRHGRLKGFSDEEIETMALIARFHRKAMPSKKHEDYQALPSRARRTVDVCSALLRVADGLDRSHANVVRDLDCRTKGDRVIVKLDVNGEAELEVWGATRKSEWFETVFKKTIEFRVG
- the ribH gene encoding 6,7-dimethyl-8-ribityllumazine synthase, coding for MSDHRPSPDVEPLPDARVIVLTTLWNRRIVDRLLDGVRGRLGELQIDFEVHDVPGAYELPTAATWATQKADAVIGLGCVIRGATPHFEYVAGNCSRGLMEVSLATQVPVIFGVLTVETEDQALDRSGGEHGHVGIEAADAAASMIRLRRKLTS
- a CDS encoding site-2 protease family protein, which gives rise to MGWQDRDYASDGRPSFGTNPLLWLVAGRVRLFQLFGVEVYAHASLLVISLLVILFGTPFGVTPLDRVTFVVVMFGVILLHEFGHIWGARKTGGEGKLIEMTPLGGRAFAEARRGWFPHTFTVAAGPAVNVIICVVCALILYRLVGFAEFGPFSLVDEERLAQEEWLSPGVLSLSFYLFYIYSISYFLLLFNLLPIFPLDGGQLLQGLLWSKLSWFRATLIATGIGLVGSVLLVLYGLAAGGLLLVLIGASCGMTCFSMRKQLQAAGPYAFQDEDEPGWMKSVNMDPDEPVKESVGERMRRKREERRVAREAEAASRLEQEVDRVLAKISQSGIDSLTSSEKATLERAREAKAGR
- a CDS encoding carbohydrate kinase — encoded protein: MSQTYDVLGIGEVLWDLQPDGRQLGGAPGNFAYHCHAQGLRAAPISAVGDDDEGSELLQTLQDRGVDTSLISALKDVPTGTVDVELDNGKPTYTIHESVAWDRIPMTDDALAAARSARAVCYGTLAQRDAVSRETILQLLDATKPDCLRVFDVNLRQSFYDADIVDGGLRRATVFKLSDDETDEVGRLLKMPLDPEPFGEALFERYPNLSLLVLTRGGDGSLLRRRDGEQSDQPTLKSEVKSTVGAGDSFTAGVVTGLLQGRPLAETHAFASKLAAFVVSQSGAMPELPDDLKL
- a CDS encoding pitrilysin family protein, giving the protein MAKETDPSEPFHVHRLDNGMVVLIEPMPGVSSAAMELHVPTGSATDPADRCGITTVLAELVLRGAGDRDAKQLTDHLDTLGLWRGGGAGTLSTRFTAAGLAGNVLEGLAAHADIVRRPRLRDEDIQPSVDLARQALVGLVDSPQQLATTKLRQFAWPSPFSRNPMGELAHLDKLSAAGLREDFGERWQPGGAVLSIAGDVDSDDVIENATTLFGDWQPSDRPGMELTAPAGPTHYIEQDSQQTHIALAYPTIPETHDDYYVARLAVECLSGGMSGRLFDRIREKQGLCYSVYAGYTSMPVPGGNDFASVFAYAGTSNERAQQTLDALVHELRDIASGVTRDELHRAKIGLKAGTVMSGESSSARASGLARDWLSRGRCRTLDEIVAAVDAIDLDRLNTWLAANPATGFTVVQIGPKELAVPAS